From the genome of Sulfurimonas paralvinellae:
TTAACACTCTTAGTAGAACCGAAGTAACCAGAGTGAGAGAAGTACTCTTTGTTAGCGATTTTTCCAAGACCGTTGAATTTTGCTTTAGAAGCGTTGATGATTACTACATAATCACCACAGTCAATGTTAGGAGTAAAACATGCTTTGTTCTTACCACGAAGTATAGTAGCTACTTCAGTGATCATACGACCAAAAGTTTTACCTTCAGCATCAATCAAAACCCATTTTTGATCGATTTGTTCAGGAGTTGCAATTTTTGTAAATTTCATTCTTGAACCTTTCTTTAGGAATTTTTATAACAAACACTATAAATGATTCTATAGTAAACATCTGTTTTAGTGGCGAAAGTATAACTGCATAAACTTATAAATAGCTGAATTTAAGTCATTTATAAGCTTTTTATTGTTGAAGCAAGTTGAGAATGAAATTATAACATATCTCCAATATTTACACTATTTTTCAGATACTTCGTACTATACTACGTCATTATATTAACAAGATTATAAGGAAAGAACTTCCAATGAAACGCAGATATTCATTATTGTTACTCTTCACTTTAACAGCATCTTTATCACAGGCAGAAGCAACACTTCCAAAACAGGCACTCAAAACAAATGGGCAGCTTATATACCAAGAACAAAAAACTGCAGAGATTTTCAAGGAGATGTTTCAGCAGGGTGATTTTTACGGCCGCCTTCGCAGTAACAACTTTTACTTCGGTTATGACCATGATGACAGCGGACACGAAAGTAATCTTGTCAGCTCCGTTGGTGCAAGTTTTGTTTTCAGATCTGCTTCTTTGAACAATTTTGACTTTACACTTGGCCTCTATGGATCCCAGGCTTTTTTCTCTGCCGATGATTTTAAGAACAACATATCTTTCGCAAAAGCGGCAAAAGATACTTTTAGCAGATACAAATACATAACAAACGGCTCAAAATCTCTCTTTGCATTCGGACAGGCCAACATCAGCTACAGCTACTCAAAAACAAACTTCAGAGCCGGCCGCCAGCTTGTTGAGACTTTTTATACAAAAAGCAATGATACGAAGATGATTCCAAACAGTTTTGACGGTCTTGTTGTCTCTTCAAAAGATATCAAAAAAACAAAATTAACACTTGCCTATCTTGCTAAGCAGAAACTGCGTGACCATGAGTCTGCACACTCTGTTTTGATGTATGATGATTCCAATAGTGCCAACCACTCACAATGGACAGGCAATGATGATTCGGCAATGCACAAAGGATTGAGTTATACAAATCTAAAAGCAGCAGGAAAAAAAACAGATGCA
Proteins encoded in this window:
- the rplM gene encoding 50S ribosomal protein L13; this translates as MKFTKIATPEQIDQKWVLIDAEGKTFGRMITEVATILRGKNKACFTPNIDCGDYVVIINASKAKFNGLGKIANKEYFSHSGYFGSTKSVKLTELLEKNPEKLYKLATRGMLPKTKLGAKMLKKLKVYAGAEHPHTAQIAK
- a CDS encoding OprD family outer membrane porin, whose product is MKRRYSLLLLFTLTASLSQAEATLPKQALKTNGQLIYQEQKTAEIFKEMFQQGDFYGRLRSNNFYFGYDHDDSGHESNLVSSVGASFVFRSASLNNFDFTLGLYGSQAFFSADDFKNNISFAKAAKDTFSRYKYITNGSKSLFAFGQANISYSYSKTNFRAGRQLVETFYTKSNDTKMIPNSFDGLVVSSKDIKKTKLTLAYLAKQKLRDHESAHSVLMYDDSNSANHSQWTGNDDSAMHKGLSYTNLKAAGKKTDAPLIILDAQNNSVKNLKINFSSYVVPSLLSQVMGELNYKIALKSFSITHSVRYIEQFDNGAGDVGGASITTDTTGYKDPNSLNSGMIAARIVTKIDDYKLNLGYTQVLDKADLVTPWRGFPTAGYTRSMGMYNWRANVKSYRIELVKGANAKGIYTKPFLQTSVLYMDGDTNKKETDSMFYYAGIVQNIPSMQELQYRVRLGWRDFIGDSSQVSDYLDARFELNYLF